Within Pelorhabdus rhamnosifermentans, the genomic segment TTGTTACTGCCGATGCAGATTATGACTAGCTTTGGTCGGGTGGTATGTCCAATAGCTGCACCCATTATAGCCATTGCCGGAGTCGCAGGAGTATCTACTTTTCAAATTATTAAGAGAACGGCCATTCCGATGTTGGTAGCAGCGATTGTAAATATTGCGGCAAATTTCATCGTATTTTTGAAATAACTAACTGTTTCTTCAGGAGGGAATTTTGTGGCCAAAATATCGCTTTCAGAAAGAATTGCAGAGTATACTTTGCAATTTTCACTAACAGATGTACCGCAGAAAGTACAAGAGCATGCCAAGTTAATGATAACAGATGCTTTGGGAGGAGCCATGGCGGCTTATCATTTGAAACATGCGGTAAGTACCCGAAAGGTGGCGGAGGATTTTGGCAGTCGTCCCGAGAGCACTTTATGGGGGACTAGGAAAAAAGTGGGGATGGCAGATGCAGTACTAGCAAATGCGGCCCTTATTCATGGTATGGATTATGATGATACACATGTTGGCGGGGTTGTCCATCCGAGTGCCAGCGTTGTTAGCACGGCTTTTACAGTAGGAGAGGCAGTTGGGGCTACTGGTGAAGAAATATTAGCGGCTATCATTTGCGGCTATGAAATCATTATTAGGCTGGCACTTGCAGCTCGGGGCGGGTTTCATGATCGTGGCTTTCATGGTACGGGAATAGTGGCTCCCTTTGCAGCCGCTTGCGTTGCAGCCAAATTACTTAATTTTCCACAACACGTGCTAGTTCATGCGCTGGGAATTTGCGGCAGCCAGGCAGCTGCACTGCAGGAGTTTTTACACGATGGTTCATCGGTGAAAAAGATTCATCCCGGCTGGGGCAGTCATGCAGCTATTTATGCTTTGATGCTGGCCAAGGGAGGCTTGACCGGACCGTACGAAGTGCTTGAAGGCGGTTATGGGTTGTATCAAACACATCTTGGCACGGTGGAAGGGGTGGTAGAGGCATTCGCCGATTTGGGGCAAAAATGGCTGACTACGGAAATTGCGGTGAAGTTATATCCATGCTGTCATATGATTCATTCTTTTAGTGACTGTATTTTTGCACTTCTTACGCAGCATAAGTTTAGTGCAAAAGATGTCAAAGAAATTGAATGTCGTATTGAAAAACGTTGCTATCATATCGTATGTTCGCCGGAACAAGCTAAAAAACGTCCGGCTTCTGACTATGGGATGCGCTTTAGTTTGCCATATATTGTGGCGATGTCAGTACTTACAGGTAAAGTGAGTCCGCTGGAAATTGACGAACAACACATGAAAAATCCCGCGGTAATTGAATTAATTGATAAAATCCGCTGTGTGGAAGATGAAGACGTTAAAAATCCTAGCCATTTTCCTGGGTGGATAAAAGTTACACTTTATGACGGTACTGTGTATCAGCAGGTGCAGAAATACGAACGTGGGGCGGCAGAAAATCCTATTAAACAGCAGGCTGTCATTACAAAATATAACAATAATGCTCTAATCAACTTATCTCAGGAGCAAGTAAAAAATATATTGGATAGAATTACTCACCTAGATAAGTTATCTAATATTAGGGAACTGATTGGTGCTTTAGTTATTGAATAGAGACAATAACTAAGCTATAAAGTAATTTATGATAGAGGAGGAATTACGATGAAGTATAATTTCGATGAGGTAATTAATAGAAAGAATACGCAGAGTTCGAAATGGGACAATGTGGGGGCTCGTGTGGGGAATAGTAACGCGTTGCCTATGTGGGTGGCTGATACTGATTTCCGGTGTCCCCAGCCTGTGGTAGATGCCGTAAAGGCTAGAGCCGAGCATATGATTTATGGTTATCCGTATACAGTTCAGGAATTCAAGGAAGCTACTATTAACTGGATAAAAAAACGTCATGGCTGGGAAATTAAACCGGATTGGATTGTTTTTGCTACAGGCATTGTTCCGGTATTTAACACCATGATACAGGCTTTTACTGAGGTAGGCGATGAAGTTATCATTCAAAGACCCGTCTATCATCCATTTGGTTTTTCTATTGTTGATAATGATCGTGTAATAAGCGATAACAGTCTGATTTATGAAAATGACCAATATCGTATTGATTTTGAAGATTTGGAAAGGCGGGCAGCCAGTCCCAAAGCAAAGTTAATGATATTGTGTAATCCCCATAATCCAGTTGGACGTGTTTGGACGAAGGAGGATCTGTTAAAAATTTCTGAGATTTGCTTGCGGTATAATGTCATCTTAATAAGCGATGAAATTCATTCCGATCTTATTTTCTTTGGTAATAAACATATACCAGTAGCTTCTTTAGATGAAAGATATGCCATGAATACAGTTTCTTGCTATGCACCATCTAAAACATTTAATATAGCCGGGTTGCGTGGTTCTGGTATTGTGGTTCCCAATCCCAAGTTGAGAAAAGGTTTAGAAGAACAGTTTAAAAAAAATAGAAGTATCCAGCAAAATGTCTTTGCGTTGCCTGCGTACATTGCGGCTTACAATGAATGTGAAGATTATCTGGAGCAGCTGGTTCCTTATTTAGAGAATAATGTTGATTTTTTAGAGCATTTCCTTAAAACCAAAATGCCGAAAATTAAGCTTGTGAAGCCGGAAGGTACGTATTTAATGTGGTTGGATTGCTGTGAAATGGGTCTTAGCGGCGATGCATTGGCTGATTTCTTTATTAATAAGTGTTTGGTCGCTGTTAATCGCGGAGATGGTTTTGGTCCGGAAGGGGCTAATTTTGTTAGACTGAATATTGGCTGTCCCCAAGCTACATTGGCGCAGGGACTTTGTCAAATACTTGAGCAATATAAAATATGGGAAAAGAGCCAAGCGGTTCAATAATCTTATTGAAGTTTGTGGCTGTTATTATAGGGCTTTTATATTAATAAAGGAGAGAATAATATGACGATAACGACTCGACTAGCTGAATTTTTTTGCGAGTTAGAGTATGAAAAAATGCCTAAAGATGTTGTTGAGAAGGCAAAGGAAAATTTAATTGATAATTTGGCGGGGGCTATTCCAGCTGTTCATGTTGAGGATGTCAAAGGAATTACTGATGAATTAAAAAAGTATGATAAACAGGAAGATTGTGTTCTGTGGGGTACCAATCAGCGGGCTTCGGTACAAAATGCAGCTTTAATTAACGGGATTGCGGCACATGCCTTGGAAATGGATGATTTTCATCCGCAAGGTAAAATTCATATGGGGACAGTCGTCATACCAGCCGCGATAACCTTAGGGGAAAAACGCAAAATTTCCGGTAAAAAATTAATCACTGCTTTAACAGCAGGCTATGAGACTGGCATTCGTATTGCAATCGGTGCCGGGACGGCTTCACATCGGTTGCATGGTTGGCATGCTACTTCATCGTGCGGTATCTTTGGCGCTGCAATTAGCTCCGCAAAAATACTGGGTCTTTCAGTCAATCAGACTGTATCAGCGTTGGGCTTAGCAGGTACGCAAGCAAGTGGATTATGGGCATTTTTGAAAGATGGCGCAAACAATAAAAAGCTTCACGGCGGGCATCCGGCCAGCGCCGGTATTACTTCGGCAATATTAGCTAAGGGAGGTATGACTGGCCCCAGTTATATTTTGGAAGCTGAAGATGGTGGATTTTATCGAGCCACATCGGATGAATATAACTTTGCTAGTGTTACGGAGGGACTCGGGGAAAAATATAATGTATTACGCGTAGGCCGCAAACCCTATGCTTGCTGCCGCAGCATGCACTTATCAATTGAAGGGGCTTTGGAATTAGTCAAAGAACATAAGCTCAATGCTGAAGATATTGAAAAAATTGATGTTTATACCTATGAAATCGGTGTAAAGCAATGTGGTATTTATCCGAAACCGCAAAATGTATTTGAAGCTAAATTCTCCATTCCATACGGTATTGCTGTTGCATTTCTTGATGGTGGTGCGGGAGTTGCGCAATTTACTGAGCAGCGGATAAAAGACCCGGCAATAATGAATTTGTGTAGCAAAATTGATGTTCATGTTTCAGACGAGTATACGAAACATTATCCGGCAAATTGGGGATGTGAAATGCGGGTGCGGACTAAAGATGGCCGCCAGCTGACTAAAGTGGTGTGGAATGGTAGGGGCGGTCCGGAAAATCCGATGACAAGGGAAGAACTGTCTTCAAAATTTAGGTGCCTAGCAGGGGAAGTACTTTCTGATAAGCGCATGGATGAAATTATTAGCACCATATACAATTTAGAACAGGTGAAAGATATCTCAGAATTAACTGCTTTACTTGTACCATAAGCAGATGATACTGCTTGTTTAACAAGCGGACAGAG encodes:
- a CDS encoding MmgE/PrpD family protein, whose protein sequence is MAKISLSERIAEYTLQFSLTDVPQKVQEHAKLMITDALGGAMAAYHLKHAVSTRKVAEDFGSRPESTLWGTRKKVGMADAVLANAALIHGMDYDDTHVGGVVHPSASVVSTAFTVGEAVGATGEEILAAIICGYEIIIRLALAARGGFHDRGFHGTGIVAPFAAACVAAKLLNFPQHVLVHALGICGSQAAALQEFLHDGSSVKKIHPGWGSHAAIYALMLAKGGLTGPYEVLEGGYGLYQTHLGTVEGVVEAFADLGQKWLTTEIAVKLYPCCHMIHSFSDCIFALLTQHKFSAKDVKEIECRIEKRCYHIVCSPEQAKKRPASDYGMRFSLPYIVAMSVLTGKVSPLEIDEQHMKNPAVIELIDKIRCVEDEDVKNPSHFPGWIKVTLYDGTVYQQVQKYERGAAENPIKQQAVITKYNNNALINLSQEQVKNILDRITHLDKLSNIRELIGALVIE
- a CDS encoding MmgE/PrpD family protein, encoding MTITTRLAEFFCELEYEKMPKDVVEKAKENLIDNLAGAIPAVHVEDVKGITDELKKYDKQEDCVLWGTNQRASVQNAALINGIAAHALEMDDFHPQGKIHMGTVVIPAAITLGEKRKISGKKLITALTAGYETGIRIAIGAGTASHRLHGWHATSSCGIFGAAISSAKILGLSVNQTVSALGLAGTQASGLWAFLKDGANNKKLHGGHPASAGITSAILAKGGMTGPSYILEAEDGGFYRATSDEYNFASVTEGLGEKYNVLRVGRKPYACCRSMHLSIEGALELVKEHKLNAEDIEKIDVYTYEIGVKQCGIYPKPQNVFEAKFSIPYGIAVAFLDGGAGVAQFTEQRIKDPAIMNLCSKIDVHVSDEYTKHYPANWGCEMRVRTKDGRQLTKVVWNGRGGPENPMTREELSSKFRCLAGEVLSDKRMDEIISTIYNLEQVKDISELTALLVP
- a CDS encoding MalY/PatB family protein — encoded protein: MKYNFDEVINRKNTQSSKWDNVGARVGNSNALPMWVADTDFRCPQPVVDAVKARAEHMIYGYPYTVQEFKEATINWIKKRHGWEIKPDWIVFATGIVPVFNTMIQAFTEVGDEVIIQRPVYHPFGFSIVDNDRVISDNSLIYENDQYRIDFEDLERRAASPKAKLMILCNPHNPVGRVWTKEDLLKISEICLRYNVILISDEIHSDLIFFGNKHIPVASLDERYAMNTVSCYAPSKTFNIAGLRGSGIVVPNPKLRKGLEEQFKKNRSIQQNVFALPAYIAAYNECEDYLEQLVPYLENNVDFLEHFLKTKMPKIKLVKPEGTYLMWLDCCEMGLSGDALADFFINKCLVAVNRGDGFGPEGANFVRLNIGCPQATLAQGLCQILEQYKIWEKSQAVQ